Proteins encoded together in one Caldicellulosiruptor saccharolyticus DSM 8903 window:
- a CDS encoding site-2 protease family protein, translating into MILPNILTVLLRIPGLLFAISVHEAAHGYVAYLQGDDLPKRQGRITLNPLPHIDIFGIIALMLFGFGWAKPVVTDPRNYKNPKVGMGLTALAGPVANILSAIVFAIVLKYIDKYNLVSNRYVLIMLQQAYLINVYLAIFNLLPIPPLDGSKILFIFAPVKYIEFYYRFELIGQIILIACIFFAPYLLSFVLQPIAYFVFTFIDFILKLFP; encoded by the coding sequence ATGATTTTGCCAAATATTTTAACTGTGCTACTTCGAATTCCTGGGCTTTTGTTTGCAATCTCTGTCCACGAGGCAGCTCATGGATATGTTGCTTATTTGCAAGGAGATGATCTTCCAAAGAGGCAGGGAAGAATTACGTTAAATCCGCTGCCGCATATTGATATTTTTGGAATAATTGCTTTGATGTTATTTGGTTTTGGGTGGGCAAAACCTGTTGTCACTGACCCAAGAAACTACAAAAATCCAAAGGTTGGAATGGGTCTTACAGCTTTAGCAGGGCCTGTTGCAAATATTCTCTCAGCAATTGTATTTGCTATAGTATTGAAGTATATTGACAAGTACAATCTTGTTTCAAATAGATATGTTTTGATTATGCTGCAACAAGCGTATTTAATCAATGTATATCTTGCTATATTCAATCTTTTGCCAATACCACCACTTGACGGGTCTAAGATCTTGTTTATATTTGCACCCGTAAAATATATAGAATTCTACTATAGATTCGAATTAATTGGACAGATAATACTCATTGCATGTATATTTTTTGCACCGTATTTGCTTTCATTTGTCTTACAGCCAATTGCTTATTTTGTCTTTACTTTTATTGATTTTATCTTAAAGCTATTTCCTTAA
- the scpB gene encoding SMC-Scp complex subunit ScpB has product MDKAAVKSVLESILFLSAEPIEIAKIAKILDISEREVEDCIEELKEEYKNQKRGFIVIKEEKGYTLVTNPENSKYIKEYFEFEQKQSSLSQAAYEVLSIIALNGPITRQEIERIRGVSSDNVIKSLLEKGLIKEAGKLDTIGKPTLYEVTELFYYSLGIQNLEELKEKIMQREDTSI; this is encoded by the coding sequence ATGGATAAGGCAGCTGTAAAATCAGTTTTAGAAAGCATATTATTTTTGAGCGCAGAGCCCATTGAAATAGCCAAAATTGCAAAGATTTTGGATATTTCAGAGAGGGAAGTTGAAGATTGCATTGAAGAGCTAAAAGAAGAATACAAGAACCAGAAAAGAGGCTTTATAGTTATAAAAGAAGAAAAAGGGTATACTTTAGTTACGAATCCTGAAAACTCAAAGTATATAAAAGAATATTTTGAGTTTGAGCAAAAACAATCTTCACTTTCGCAGGCAGCGTATGAGGTGCTATCAATAATTGCATTAAATGGTCCAATAACAAGGCAGGAGATAGAAAGGATAAGAGGTGTTAGTAGCGATAATGTTATAAAGAGCCTTCTTGAAAAGGGGCTTATAAAAGAAGCAGGGAAGCTTGATACAATAGGAAAACCCACTTTGTATGAAGTGACGGAGCTTTTTTATTACTCTCTCGGTATACAAAATCTTGAGGAGTTAAAAGAAAAGATTATGCAAAGAGAGGATACATCAATTTGA
- a CDS encoding IS481-like element ISCsa6 family transposase → MNIISYHELRKISPQKARELVRKVFESNNKNVSKTAKILGVSRHTVRRAVYGPLEDKSKKPKSSPKKLSSELENFIVEESKKTGFRYRRLSFYLLRKYGIKISENTIKSILRRNSVARKTKRTKKGERSLYDYETLIPFSEFQLDTKHLLDKESLPKEVYEHMKRYNLPCYEWNIIDVATRTRFTAYSYELSSAFGFMFISLVALWLRTHNVRNIIKIRLDNGAEFCGGSERKLKQWNEMLSFLGVELNPIPPKAKHLMGIIENSHRADDEYFLMIHAERCKTKDEFIQRAQKWQDTWNFFRPHNGKGMNGRTPFEKFIASKSLVSSHIFQFPTLLLEDIMKKVGTFYSLFCNKFGGKYVFTTYPM, encoded by the coding sequence ATGAATATTATATCATACCACGAACTAAGAAAAATATCCCCTCAAAAAGCTAGAGAATTAGTTCGAAAAGTCTTTGAATCAAATAACAAAAACGTATCAAAAACTGCTAAAATATTAGGTGTATCAAGACATACCGTAAGAAGAGCTGTCTACGGTCCTCTTGAAGATAAATCAAAAAAACCTAAATCTTCTCCCAAAAAGCTTTCTTCTGAACTCGAAAATTTTATTGTCGAAGAGTCTAAAAAAACTGGTTTTAGATATAGACGTTTGTCTTTTTATCTTCTCAGAAAATATGGTATCAAAATAAGTGAAAACACAATAAAGTCAATTCTTAGAAGAAACTCTGTAGCTCGAAAAACAAAAAGAACAAAAAAAGGTGAAAGAAGTCTATACGATTATGAAACTCTTATCCCATTTTCTGAATTTCAGCTTGATACAAAACATCTTTTAGACAAAGAAAGTCTTCCCAAGGAGGTATATGAACATATGAAAAGATACAATTTGCCTTGCTATGAGTGGAACATAATAGATGTTGCAACAAGAACAAGATTTACAGCCTATTCTTACGAACTTTCATCCGCTTTTGGATTTATGTTCATATCCTTAGTTGCATTATGGTTAAGAACTCATAATGTAAGAAATATAATAAAGATCCGATTAGACAATGGAGCAGAATTTTGTGGAGGAAGCGAAAGAAAGTTAAAGCAGTGGAATGAGATGCTGTCATTTTTGGGTGTAGAACTAAATCCTATTCCACCAAAAGCAAAGCATTTAATGGGTATAATTGAAAATTCACATAGAGCTGATGATGAGTATTTTTTAATGATTCATGCTGAAAGATGTAAAACAAAAGATGAATTTATTCAAAGAGCCCAGAAATGGCAAGATACATGGAACTTTTTCAGACCTCATAATGGTAAAGGAATGAACGGGAGGACACCATTCGAAAAATTCATAGCTTCAAAATCTCTGGTCTCCTCCCATATATTTCAATTTCCTACATTACTTCTTGAGGATATTATGAAAAAAGTAGGCACCTTCTATTCTCTGTTCTGTAATAAATTTGGTGGTAAATATGTCTTCACCACGTACCCTATGTAG
- a CDS encoding segregation and condensation protein A — protein sequence MNFEVKLPNFEGPLDLLLYLIKKEKINIYDIPIAEITNQYLMYINHLDTINVDSISEFLVMAATLLEIKSKMLLPKLQEEEEDPRQELVERLREYQKYKEVAIYLKENHPYRESYKRAFELRNFESNFVVKVDVNKLIETYKNILSKKETTSSNNDERLQEITKKQTISILKVIKQVLEYIKQKGVAYFSHLIKGISKDEIVYRFLAILELCRLGHISLHQQKVFDDIKITKR from the coding sequence ATGAATTTTGAGGTGAAGCTTCCTAATTTTGAAGGACCGCTTGACCTTTTGCTTTATCTTATAAAGAAAGAAAAGATAAACATCTATGATATTCCAATTGCTGAGATTACTAATCAGTATCTAATGTATATAAACCATTTAGACACAATAAATGTAGATTCTATATCTGAATTTTTAGTTATGGCAGCAACGCTTTTGGAGATTAAATCAAAAATGCTTTTGCCAAAGCTACAAGAGGAAGAAGAAGACCCGCGGCAAGAACTTGTTGAAAGGTTGAGAGAGTATCAAAAGTACAAAGAGGTTGCAATTTACTTGAAAGAAAATCATCCATATAGAGAAAGCTATAAAAGAGCATTTGAACTTAGAAATTTTGAGAGCAATTTCGTGGTAAAGGTTGATGTGAATAAACTCATTGAAACATACAAGAATATTTTATCAAAAAAAGAAACTACTTCTTCTAACAATGACGAAAGACTCCAAGAAATTACCAAAAAGCAAACAATTTCTATTTTGAAAGTGATAAAACAGGTTTTAGAGTATATAAAACAAAAAGGGGTTGCTTATTTTAGTCACCTTATAAAGGGGATTTCGAAAGATGAGATAGTATACAGATTTTTGGCCATTTTGGAGCTATGTAGATTAGGACATATTTCTTTGCATCAGCAAAAGGTATTTGATGATATTAAAATTACAAAAAGGTAG
- the ytfJ gene encoding GerW family sporulation protein: protein MTHPIEMLMQTTMENLKQMIDVSTIVGDAVQSSGGAVIIPVSKVSFGFVAGGGDIKQDSNKGNKAEDNTPLFAGGTGAGISVMPIAFLVVTQDQIRLLNVSANNSVERIIDIIPSIIEDIKDIIQRR from the coding sequence ATGACACATCCAATTGAGATGTTAATGCAGACAACTATGGAAAACTTAAAACAGATGATTGACGTAAGCACAATTGTAGGCGATGCTGTTCAAAGTTCTGGTGGTGCTGTTATTATACCAGTTTCCAAAGTGTCTTTTGGATTTGTAGCAGGCGGTGGTGACATAAAGCAAGATAGTAACAAGGGTAACAAAGCAGAGGACAACACTCCCCTTTTTGCAGGTGGAACTGGTGCTGGAATTTCTGTGATGCCAATTGCCTTTTTAGTTGTGACACAGGACCAAATAAGACTTTTAAATGTATCAGCAAATAACAGCGTGGAGAGAATTATTGACATCATCCCATCTATTATTGAAGATATAAAGGATATTATTCAGAGAAGATGA
- a CDS encoding AMP-binding protein, translating to MALIDMTIPDYFDIIAEKYAENLAVIYHHEKIYLTYKQFKKIVEDAAKGFLAIGIQKGEHVAVWATNKLEYLVSIFALSKIGAVLVTVNTNYKIYELEYLLKQSDSSTLIFIEGFKDSNYLEIIKKLNPQLENCEKGKLENPNLPYLKRLIFIGNESHRGMYTWNEVVDLSRRVSDADLYQRQKSLQPDEVINMQYTSGTTGFPKGVMLTHKNILNNGYAIAECMKLTHNDKLCIPVPFFHCFGLVLGITACVAKGATMVPLDHFNPLMVMETVHYERCTALHGVPTMFIAILQHPDFNKFDFSSLRTGIMAGAPCPIKVMREVVEKMNMKEITIAYGQTEASPVITQTRIDDPLEFRVSTVGRPLEGVEVKIVDINTKEEVPNGTIGEICARGYNIMKGYYKMPEATKQAIDEDGWLHTGDLGYIDQNGYLRITGRLKDMIIRGGENIYPREIEEFLYTHPAIKDVQVVGVPDKVYGEEIMAFVILKDGASVTEEEIKEYVRQNLSRHKTPKYVMFVDSFPTTANGKVQKYKLREMAIEMLNLHDAANIETA from the coding sequence ATGGCTTTGATTGATATGACTATTCCTGATTATTTTGATATAATAGCAGAAAAGTATGCAGAAAATCTTGCTGTAATTTATCATCATGAGAAGATATACCTTACATATAAACAGTTCAAAAAAATAGTAGAAGATGCAGCAAAAGGGTTTTTGGCAATAGGGATTCAAAAAGGTGAGCATGTTGCTGTATGGGCAACCAACAAGTTAGAATATCTTGTCTCTATTTTTGCCCTTTCAAAGATTGGAGCTGTTTTGGTCACAGTAAATACTAATTATAAAATCTATGAACTTGAATATCTGCTAAAACAGTCAGATAGTTCAACTCTCATATTTATAGAGGGCTTTAAGGATTCAAATTATTTAGAAATTATAAAAAAGTTAAATCCACAACTTGAAAATTGTGAAAAAGGAAAACTTGAAAATCCAAACTTGCCATATTTGAAAAGACTAATTTTTATCGGAAATGAGTCCCACAGAGGAATGTACACATGGAATGAGGTTGTAGATCTCAGTAGAAGGGTTTCAGATGCTGATCTTTATCAAAGACAAAAAAGCCTTCAGCCTGATGAGGTTATCAATATGCAATACACATCCGGCACGACAGGATTTCCAAAAGGAGTTATGCTTACACACAAAAATATTCTAAACAACGGATATGCAATTGCTGAGTGTATGAAGCTTACGCATAACGACAAACTTTGCATTCCTGTTCCGTTTTTTCACTGTTTCGGATTGGTGCTGGGAATTACTGCTTGTGTTGCAAAAGGTGCTACTATGGTACCTCTTGACCATTTTAATCCACTTATGGTAATGGAGACTGTCCACTATGAAAGGTGTACCGCTCTTCATGGTGTGCCTACAATGTTCATTGCAATCTTGCAGCATCCTGATTTTAACAAGTTTGATTTTTCGTCACTCAGAACAGGTATTATGGCAGGCGCACCTTGTCCTATAAAGGTTATGAGAGAAGTTGTTGAAAAGATGAATATGAAGGAAATAACAATTGCATATGGTCAGACAGAGGCATCTCCTGTGATAACTCAAACAAGGATAGACGACCCTCTTGAGTTTAGAGTGTCAACTGTGGGTAGACCATTAGAAGGTGTTGAGGTTAAAATTGTTGATATAAACACCAAAGAAGAGGTTCCAAACGGCACAATTGGTGAAATTTGTGCAAGAGGCTACAACATTATGAAAGGGTATTATAAAATGCCTGAGGCAACAAAACAGGCAATTGACGAGGATGGGTGGCTTCACACAGGAGATTTAGGGTACATAGACCAAAATGGGTATTTGAGAATTACTGGAAGACTTAAAGACATGATAATAAGAGGAGGGGAAAATATATACCCTCGTGAGATAGAAGAATTTTTGTATACACATCCTGCTATAAAGGATGTTCAAGTGGTTGGAGTTCCGGACAAAGTATATGGTGAGGAAATAATGGCGTTTGTGATTTTGAAAGATGGAGCCTCAGTGACTGAGGAAGAGATAAAAGAGTATGTAAGACAGAATCTGTCACGTCATAAAACGCCCAAGTATGTCATGTTTGTTGATAGCTTTCCTACAACTGCTAACGGCAAGGTTCAAAAATACAAGCTTCGAGAGATGGCAATAGAAATGTTAAATCTTCACGATGCAGCGAATATTGAAACTGCCTGA
- the trpS gene encoding tryptophan--tRNA ligase, with protein sequence MKRVLSGTRPTGILHLGNYFGAIESWVKLQDQYECYFFVADWHALTTGYEDTTNLREYTKQVVIDLLASGLDPNKCTIFVQSHVPEHVELHLLFSMITPLSWLYRCPTYKDQMRELKEKNIATYGFLGYPCLQAADILIYKAELVPVGEDQLPHLELTREIARRFNYLYGQIFPEPQPILNTVKVLIGTDGRKMSKSYGNTIALSEDLESVRKKVMNMVTDPARIRKNDPGHPEVCTVFAYHKIFSEDTVDEIEINCREGKIGCVECKKKLFDNLSKFLEPIQSKRKKLENDIDYVLGVIEEGAKKARAIASQTLKEAKDRAGLL encoded by the coding sequence ATGAAGAGAGTTTTGTCAGGCACAAGGCCAACAGGCATTTTACACTTAGGAAACTACTTTGGGGCGATAGAGAGCTGGGTAAAACTCCAAGATCAATATGAATGTTACTTTTTTGTTGCTGATTGGCATGCACTTACAACAGGGTATGAGGACACTACTAATTTAAGAGAGTACACAAAACAGGTGGTTATAGACCTTTTGGCGAGCGGGCTTGACCCTAACAAGTGTACAATATTTGTTCAGTCGCATGTGCCAGAACATGTTGAGCTACATCTTTTATTTTCCATGATAACGCCACTTTCTTGGCTCTACCGCTGCCCAACTTATAAAGACCAAATGAGAGAGTTGAAAGAAAAGAATATTGCTACCTATGGTTTTTTAGGGTATCCTTGTTTGCAGGCAGCAGACATCTTGATATACAAAGCTGAACTTGTTCCAGTTGGAGAAGACCAGCTTCCACATTTAGAGCTCACGAGAGAAATTGCAAGAAGATTTAATTACTTGTATGGACAAATATTTCCAGAACCACAACCAATTCTAAATACTGTTAAAGTTTTGATTGGCACAGATGGGCGAAAGATGAGTAAAAGTTATGGCAATACAATTGCGCTGTCTGAAGATTTAGAGAGTGTACGCAAAAAAGTAATGAACATGGTTACAGACCCAGCAAGAATTCGAAAGAATGACCCAGGACATCCAGAAGTTTGTACAGTATTTGCTTACCATAAGATATTTAGCGAAGATACTGTTGATGAAATAGAGATAAACTGCAGAGAAGGTAAAATTGGTTGTGTAGAGTGCAAAAAGAAGCTATTTGATAATCTTTCTAAGTTCTTAGAGCCAATTCAAAGCAAAAGAAAGAAACTTGAAAATGATATTGATTATGTCCTTGGTGTAATTGAGGAAGGTGCAAAAAAAGCTCGAGCAATTGCTTCCCAGACATTAAAAGAAGCAAAGGATAGGGCAGGACTGTTATGA
- the sigG gene encoding RNA polymerase sporulation sigma factor SigG — protein MNKVEICGVNTSTLPMLSHEEKIELLKKMKNGDKEARKQFIEGNLRLVLSVVQKFANRGENLDDLFQVGCIGLIKAIDNFDLSQNVKFSTYAVPMIIGEIRRYLRDNNAMRISRSLKDTAYKALKIKERYISQNYREPTLEEIANELCISKEDLVFALDSIQEPISLYEPIFQDSTDTMYVVDQVSDQKSCENLWLEEISLKDALSRLTKREKEILYLRYYKGKTQMEVATIIGISQAQVSRIEKSAIGHIKKYI, from the coding sequence TTGAACAAAGTAGAGATTTGTGGTGTTAACACATCCACTCTCCCTATGCTGAGTCATGAAGAGAAAATTGAGCTTCTAAAGAAAATGAAAAATGGAGACAAAGAAGCACGCAAACAATTCATAGAAGGGAATTTAAGGCTTGTTTTAAGTGTTGTTCAGAAATTTGCAAATCGTGGTGAGAATTTAGATGACTTGTTTCAGGTTGGTTGCATAGGTCTTATTAAAGCTATTGACAATTTTGACCTTTCACAAAATGTCAAATTTTCAACGTATGCTGTTCCAATGATAATTGGTGAGATAAGAAGGTATTTAAGAGACAACAATGCAATGAGAATATCAAGGTCGTTGAAAGACACAGCCTACAAGGCACTAAAAATAAAAGAAAGGTATATAAGCCAAAATTACAGAGAACCGACCTTAGAGGAGATAGCTAATGAGCTTTGTATTTCAAAAGAAGATTTGGTTTTTGCACTTGACTCTATACAAGAACCTATTTCACTTTATGAACCAATTTTCCAAGACAGCACTGATACAATGTATGTAGTTGACCAAGTAAGTGACCAAAAGTCGTGTGAGAATTTATGGCTTGAAGAAATTTCATTAAAAGATGCATTGAGCAGGCTTACAAAACGCGAAAAAGAGATTTTATACCTAAGATATTACAAAGGGAAGACACAAATGGAGGTAGCGACTATTATTGGTATTTCACAAGCTCAAGTGTCGAGAATAGAGAAAAGTGCAATTGGACATATTAAGAAATATATATAA
- a CDS encoding sigma-E processing peptidase SpoIIGA, protein MIIYADVYILENLVINYFIFLITAYITRTNVSSFKILFTSILASLYSLLQFYPPMQFLYSIFGKIIVSVIFVYLTFWPKKFFIFLRQLLSFYLVTIMFGGMVFFLYYITKSSFVIDVQVKLKNVLIALGCSLIVFKLSYELILKRMYKESLIRYIKFKINDAEYNCTAYVDTGNNLKEPFSGRPVVIVERNLLREKGNPADISAQNLEELQKHLGHKIVLIPYNSIGQEHGVLIGVIPDEFYISENRNTWTKRDVAIALYDKKISNRYSALLGPDLI, encoded by the coding sequence ATGATTATCTATGCTGATGTGTATATATTGGAGAACTTAGTTATTAACTACTTTATTTTCCTCATAACTGCGTATATCACTAGAACAAATGTTAGTAGTTTCAAGATACTTTTTACAAGCATTTTGGCTTCACTTTATTCTTTGCTACAATTTTATCCTCCCATGCAATTTTTATACTCAATATTTGGTAAGATAATTGTATCTGTAATTTTTGTTTATCTAACTTTTTGGCCCAAAAAATTTTTCATCTTTCTAAGACAGCTGCTCAGTTTTTACCTTGTGACAATAATGTTTGGTGGTATGGTATTTTTCCTTTATTATATAACAAAAAGCAGCTTTGTAATTGATGTTCAGGTTAAACTTAAAAATGTACTGATAGCTCTTGGATGTTCTTTGATTGTCTTTAAACTGTCATATGAGTTGATACTCAAAAGAATGTATAAAGAATCACTTATAAGATACATAAAATTCAAGATAAATGACGCAGAATACAATTGTACGGCTTATGTTGATACAGGGAATAACCTAAAGGAACCATTTTCAGGAAGACCAGTTGTAATTGTGGAGAGAAATTTGCTAAGAGAAAAAGGTAACCCAGCTGACATATCTGCCCAGAATTTAGAAGAACTACAAAAACATCTTGGACATAAAATTGTTCTCATTCCTTACAATTCTATTGGACAGGAACATGGAGTTTTAATTGGAGTGATACCTGATGAGTTTTACATCTCAGAGAATAGGAACACATGGACAAAAAGGGATGTGGCAATTGCTCTGTACGATAAGAAGATATCGAACAGGTATTCTGCCTTACTTGGACCTGACTTAATTTGA
- the sigE gene encoding RNA polymerase sporulation sigma factor SigE has protein sequence MRFESKLLNYVLELFKKLGFQLSDSQITELFYIGGCETLPPPLTPEEESEILNKIHYERREELKKVLVERNLRLVVYIARKFENTKINLEDLVSIGTIGLIKAINTYNPDKNIKLATYASKCIENEILMFLRRNSHRKLELSIDEPLNVDWDGNELLLSDVLGTDSEGVYSSIESSVEKEALLKAIQKLPKREKRIVELRFGFSDEGEKTQKEVADMLGISQSYISRLEKKIITRLKKELAKII, from the coding sequence ATGAGATTTGAATCAAAACTTTTAAATTATGTTTTGGAACTTTTTAAAAAGCTTGGTTTTCAGCTTTCTGATTCACAAATAACTGAACTATTTTATATTGGCGGATGTGAGACATTGCCACCCCCACTTACTCCAGAAGAAGAGTCTGAGATTTTGAATAAGATTCATTATGAGAGGAGGGAAGAACTAAAAAAGGTATTGGTTGAGAGAAATTTACGACTTGTTGTCTATATTGCAAGAAAATTTGAAAATACCAAGATAAATCTTGAGGACTTAGTATCAATTGGTACAATTGGACTTATTAAAGCTATCAATACATATAATCCTGACAAAAACATCAAGCTTGCAACGTATGCATCAAAATGTATAGAAAATGAAATTTTGATGTTTTTGAGAAGAAACTCACATAGAAAACTGGAACTTTCAATAGACGAGCCATTAAATGTTGACTGGGACGGAAATGAGCTTTTGCTATCTGATGTTTTAGGAACAGATTCTGAAGGGGTTTACAGCAGTATTGAAAGTAGCGTCGAAAAAGAAGCACTTCTCAAAGCAATCCAAAAACTTCCAAAAAGAGAAAAGAGGATTGTAGAGCTCAGATTTGGATTTAGTGATGAAGGTGAGAAGACGCAAAAAGAGGTTGCTGATATGTTGGGAATTTCCCAAAGTTATATCTCCCGATTAGAAAAAAAGATTATAACAAGACTTAAAAAAGAGTTGGCAAAGATTATATAA
- the lysA gene encoding diaminopimelate decarboxylase — MQLRYGLEISHKGNLSWEGIDLLDLIEMYGTPLYVMNERMIRENINRFKNALEKYFGQNGLVIYASKAFCTKAMCQIAKQEEIGLDVVSGGELFTALSVDFPTDKIFFHGNNKTYDELEMAVENGVKIVIDNFDELEMLSVICKTKSKKANVLIRVKPGIEAHTHEFIRTGQIDSKFGVALENGEAFSMVKKILEMDELKLIGLHCHIGSQIFETAPFKLAARVMLEFILKIKRELNYEIDILDLGGGFGIKYTAFDQPPQIEKFIEAISEEIEEFCQQKELKKPFIVLEPGRSIVGEAGITLYTIGSIKEIPNVRNYASVDGGMTDNPRYALYQAKYDAYVVENPIGEKVKVYTIAGRCCESGDILIKDIKLPELKTGQHLAILATGAYNYSMSSNYNRFPRPAVVLLKDSQVRVIVKRETYEDIVRNDLEI, encoded by the coding sequence ATGCAACTTCGATATGGACTTGAAATTTCCCATAAAGGCAATCTTTCATGGGAAGGAATTGACCTTCTTGATTTAATAGAGATGTATGGAACACCTCTTTATGTTATGAATGAAAGAATGATTAGGGAAAATATAAATAGATTCAAAAATGCATTAGAAAAATATTTTGGACAAAACGGGCTGGTAATCTATGCATCAAAGGCGTTTTGTACAAAAGCAATGTGTCAGATTGCAAAACAAGAGGAAATAGGGCTTGACGTTGTGTCAGGTGGGGAGTTGTTTACCGCTCTTTCAGTAGACTTTCCAACTGATAAGATATTTTTCCATGGAAATAATAAGACATATGATGAACTTGAAATGGCAGTTGAAAATGGAGTAAAAATTGTAATTGACAACTTTGACGAGCTTGAGATGCTAAGTGTTATCTGTAAAACAAAATCAAAGAAAGCAAATGTTCTTATCAGGGTAAAGCCGGGAATTGAAGCACACACTCATGAATTTATCCGGACAGGTCAGATAGACTCTAAGTTTGGTGTTGCTCTTGAAAACGGCGAGGCTTTTTCAATGGTAAAAAAGATTTTAGAGATGGATGAGTTAAAACTGATAGGTCTTCACTGTCATATAGGTTCTCAGATTTTTGAGACAGCACCGTTTAAGCTTGCAGCAAGGGTTATGCTTGAGTTTATATTAAAAATAAAGAGAGAGCTTAATTATGAAATAGATATTTTAGATTTAGGTGGTGGATTTGGGATTAAATATACTGCTTTTGACCAGCCACCTCAAATAGAAAAATTTATAGAGGCTATATCTGAAGAAATAGAAGAGTTTTGCCAGCAAAAAGAGCTCAAAAAACCTTTTATAGTCTTAGAGCCAGGTCGTTCAATTGTAGGTGAGGCAGGAATTACTCTTTATACAATTGGGAGCATAAAAGAAATTCCTAATGTGAGAAACTATGCATCTGTTGACGGTGGGATGACAGACAATCCACGCTATGCTCTTTACCAGGCAAAGTATGATGCATATGTTGTTGAAAATCCAATTGGCGAAAAAGTAAAGGTGTACACAATTGCAGGAAGGTGTTGTGAGTCAGGAGACATTTTAATAAAAGACATTAAATTACCAGAACTCAAAACTGGTCAGCATCTTGCTATTTTGGCGACAGGGGCATATAATTATTCTATGTCGAGCAATTACAACAGGTTCCCACGCCCTGCAGTTGTACTTTTAAAAGACAGTCAGGTTAGAGTAATTGTAAAGCGAGAGACTTATGAGGATATAGTCAGAAATGATTTGGAAATATAA
- a CDS encoding M23 family metallopeptidase encodes MKRKKFTKDTSSSKNNLLVVKLFVVVAVIIFIVAFKYQYLKFEDFNIEELKKYYTSDEKVYKYIEDFVRDFLKMKGATVNVYKDSSIKKEDSNTFLYPADGQIEFSQDGGYFIVVTKTTNIIAPCSGTVISIKNKAGRFDIAIQDEKNVFYILENLDILSVQKGKMVKKGEVIGQKKPFELSEKDFIYFKRKEAM; translated from the coding sequence ATGAAAAGGAAAAAATTTACAAAGGATACCTCAAGTTCAAAAAACAATTTATTGGTTGTAAAACTTTTTGTAGTTGTAGCTGTCATAATATTTATAGTGGCTTTCAAATACCAATATCTTAAATTTGAAGACTTTAACATTGAAGAGCTTAAAAAATACTATACGTCCGATGAAAAGGTGTATAAATATATAGAAGATTTTGTCAGAGATTTTTTAAAAATGAAAGGTGCAACTGTCAATGTTTACAAAGACAGTTCAATTAAAAAGGAAGATTCAAATACTTTTTTATATCCAGCAGATGGTCAGATAGAATTTTCACAAGATGGAGGATACTTTATAGTTGTTACAAAAACGACTAATATAATTGCTCCATGTAGTGGCACAGTCATAAGTATCAAAAACAAAGCTGGCAGGTTTGATATAGCAATCCAAGATGAGAAAAATGTCTTCTACATACTAGAAAATTTAGATATTTTAAGTGTGCAAAAAGGAAAAATGGTAAAAAAAGGTGAAGTAATTGGTCAAAAAAAGCCTTTTGAGCTTTCAGAGAAAGATTTTATATATTTTAAAAGGAAAGAGGCTATGTAG